Proteins encoded by one window of Cyclobacteriaceae bacterium:
- a CDS encoding DNA gyrase/topoisomerase IV subunit A produces the protein MSKKKKAVKAPEVKGKSKKDKDGIISIGVDGLYQDWFLDYASYVILERAVPRIEDGFKPVQRRIMHSLKEMDDGRFNKVANVIGNTMQYHPHGDAAIGEAIVNIGQKDILIETQGNWGDVRTGDSAAAPRYIEARLSKFALDVVYNAQTTEWQLSYDGRKKEPVTLPVKFPLLLAQGVEGIAVGLSTKILPHNFCELIKASIDVLKGKNPKIYPDFPTGGIADFSEYNQGLRGGKIKVRAKIEIADKKTLVIREIPFATTTTSLMESIVKASEKGQIKVKQVVDNTAKDVEIQINLQPGQSPEVAMDALYAFTDCEISISPNACVIVEDKPQFMSVNDILKYNTQQTVKLLKQELEIRKAELKEKILFSSLEKIFIENRIYRDIEECESWEEVISTIDKGLKPHKKKFYREITTDDIVRLTEIKIKRISRYDSFKADELLKDLEKQLKETEHHLKHLTDYAISYYQNLLDKYGKGRERKTEIKSFQSVTATEVIAINQKLYVNRSDGFVGYGLKRDEFVCDCSELDDIIAIRKDGKALVSRISEKVFMGKDILYVGVWKKGDDRMVYNLIYSDGKSGKGFVKRFTMPGVIRDKEYDLTQGHPNSKIHYVTGNPNGEAEIVEVKLSQSSTARKKIFEFDFADLEVKGRGARGNILTKYPIRKVDFLQAGTSTLGKLNLWYDADAGRLNKDERGKYLGKFAGEDQIITFLRNGSYRITGYDITTRFDPEKTLAVEKFNPKKVISAVYIDGESKQHMVKRFLIETSTVDKEFGFISETIGSRLVLVTTSDTPEIELELSKGKDKKKVTEVVNLEDVVDVKGWKALGNRLSQFKITKVHLPDEPEDQTPDEADDTEATETGKGIDPDSYRGKKKEETEPEQASLFEEPKRQSQEDSNQSNKKAKQKVEQASLFGESKSQQEKSKEEVGKDETKKPRQKKTDKPNDSKGGKAFGVGETIELEL, from the coding sequence ATGAGCAAGAAAAAGAAAGCTGTAAAAGCACCTGAAGTAAAAGGCAAAAGCAAAAAGGACAAGGATGGGATCATTTCCATTGGTGTGGATGGCCTGTACCAGGATTGGTTCCTCGATTATGCCTCATATGTAATTCTGGAGCGTGCCGTACCGCGCATTGAAGATGGCTTCAAACCCGTGCAGCGCAGGATCATGCACTCACTGAAGGAGATGGACGATGGCCGCTTCAACAAAGTGGCAAACGTAATCGGTAATACCATGCAATATCACCCGCATGGGGATGCAGCCATCGGGGAGGCGATTGTAAACATCGGTCAGAAGGACATACTAATTGAAACCCAGGGTAACTGGGGCGATGTACGCACAGGCGATAGCGCTGCTGCACCTCGCTACATTGAAGCCCGTCTTTCCAAATTTGCGTTGGATGTGGTGTACAACGCCCAGACAACGGAATGGCAGCTTTCGTACGATGGCCGTAAAAAAGAGCCCGTTACGCTTCCGGTTAAGTTTCCGTTGCTATTGGCACAAGGTGTTGAAGGTATTGCGGTGGGCCTTTCTACTAAAATCCTTCCCCACAACTTCTGTGAGCTGATCAAAGCTTCCATTGATGTACTGAAAGGCAAGAACCCTAAAATCTATCCGGACTTCCCAACGGGCGGTATTGCCGATTTTTCTGAATACAACCAGGGATTGCGTGGTGGAAAAATAAAGGTGCGTGCAAAAATTGAAATAGCCGATAAAAAGACACTTGTAATCAGGGAGATACCGTTTGCTACCACCACTACTTCTTTGATGGAATCCATCGTAAAAGCCAGTGAGAAGGGGCAGATTAAGGTAAAGCAGGTGGTGGATAATACCGCCAAGGATGTAGAAATTCAGATTAACCTGCAGCCGGGGCAGTCGCCTGAAGTGGCCATGGATGCCCTGTATGCCTTTACAGATTGCGAAATCAGCATTTCGCCCAACGCATGCGTGATTGTGGAAGACAAACCGCAATTCATGAGCGTAAACGACATCCTGAAATACAACACCCAGCAAACGGTAAAGCTGCTGAAACAGGAGTTGGAGATCAGAAAGGCCGAATTGAAGGAGAAAATCCTGTTTTCGTCATTGGAGAAGATCTTCATCGAAAACCGAATTTACCGCGACATTGAAGAATGCGAAAGCTGGGAGGAAGTGATTTCTACCATCGATAAAGGCCTGAAACCCCATAAAAAGAAGTTTTATAGAGAAATCACCACGGATGACATTGTTCGCCTTACGGAGATCAAGATTAAGCGCATTTCCCGCTACGATTCATTCAAGGCTGATGAGTTGCTTAAAGATTTGGAAAAGCAGCTGAAGGAAACGGAACACCACCTGAAGCACCTGACCGATTACGCGATTTCGTATTACCAGAATCTGTTGGATAAATATGGTAAAGGTCGGGAACGCAAAACAGAGATCAAGAGCTTCCAGTCGGTAACCGCAACGGAAGTAATTGCCATCAACCAGAAGTTGTATGTAAACCGTTCGGATGGCTTTGTAGGTTATGGATTAAAGCGCGATGAGTTTGTATGCGATTGCTCCGAACTGGATGACATCATTGCCATCCGCAAAGATGGTAAGGCGCTGGTGAGCCGCATCTCGGAGAAAGTCTTTATGGGTAAAGATATTTTGTATGTGGGTGTGTGGAAGAAAGGGGATGACCGCATGGTGTATAACCTGATTTATTCCGATGGCAAATCCGGAAAAGGTTTTGTGAAGCGCTTCACCATGCCGGGCGTTATCCGTGATAAAGAATATGACCTCACGCAAGGTCATCCGAACTCGAAGATTCATTACGTAACAGGTAACCCGAACGGTGAAGCAGAGATTGTTGAAGTGAAGTTATCGCAGTCGAGTACAGCGCGTAAAAAAATATTTGAATTTGATTTTGCCGATCTGGAAGTGAAAGGTCGTGGTGCGCGTGGTAACATTCTTACCAAGTATCCCATCCGTAAAGTCGACTTCCTGCAAGCGGGTACTTCAACTTTAGGCAAACTGAATTTGTGGTACGATGCTGATGCCGGTAGATTGAACAAAGATGAGCGCGGCAAATACCTCGGTAAGTTTGCAGGCGAGGATCAGATCATTACCTTCCTGCGCAACGGTTCCTATCGCATTACCGGGTACGACATCACCACCCGTTTCGATCCGGAGAAAACGTTGGCCGTGGAGAAGTTCAATCCCAAGAAAGTGATCTCGGCCGTGTACATCGATGGGGAGTCGAAGCAGCATATGGTGAAACGATTTTTGATTGAAACCAGTACAGTCGATAAAGAATTTGGGTTTATCTCTGAAACTATCGGCTCTCGCTTAGTATTGGTAACTACAAGCGATACACCTGAAATTGAACTTGAGTTAAGTAAAGGAAAGGACAAAAAGAAGGTTACCGAGGTAGTTAACCTGGAGGATGTGGTGGATGTGAAAGGGTGGAAAGCTCTGGGCAACCGACTCAGTCAGTTTAAGATAACCAAGGTGCATTTGCCTGACGAACCTGAGGACCAAACACCTGACGAAGCTGACGACACCGAGGCGACCGAAACCGGAAAGGGTATTGACCCCGATAGCTATCGGGGAAAAAAAAAAGAGGAAACGGAGCCCGAGCAAGCCAGCCTCTTCGAAGAGCCCAAAAGGCAAAGCCAGGAAGACAGCAACCAAAGCAACAAAAAAGCCAAGCAAAAAGTCGAGCAGGCAAGCCTCTTCGGGGAAAGCAAAAGTCAGCAAGAAAAAAGCAAAGAAGAAGTAGGTAAAGACGAGACTAAAAAACCTCGGCAAAAGAAAACGGATAAACCCAACGATTCAAAAGGCGGTAAAGCCTTTGGTGTAGGGGAGACGATTGAGTTGGAACTTTGA